The Pseudodesulfovibrio cashew genomic sequence CGTGCCCAAGGAAATGCTGGAAGAGCACGGCGCGGTATCGGAACCCGTGGTGCGGGCCATGGCCGAAACCGTGCTCAAGACAGTGGGCGCGGATGTGTCCGTGGCCATATCCGGCATTGCCGGTCCCGGCGGAGGCACCCCTGATAAACCCGTGGGCACGGTCTGGATGGCCTGGGCCTGGGCAGGCGGCGTGCGCGCCAAATGCTATACTTTCAGCGGCGACCGCGCGTCGGTAAAGGGCCAGTCGGTCATGG encodes the following:
- a CDS encoding CinA family protein produces the protein MDTNLISRAIAELGECLRAHGNMLATAESCTGGLLSSTLTDVPGSSEWFAGGIVAYAYEVKTKLLGVPKEMLEEHGAVSEPVVRAMAETVLKTVGADVSVAISGIAGPGGGTPDKPVGTVWMAWAWAGGVRAKCYTFSGDRASVKGQSVMAAVNGLLSVAR